In Pseudomonas nunensis, a single window of DNA contains:
- a CDS encoding lipid A biosynthesis lauroyl acyltransferase → MDRPRFRTAFLSPRFWPLWCGLGLLWLIVQLPYPALLFIGRVLGSLMYRVAGDRRRIAKRNLELCFPEKTAAERKRLLKENFASTGIAFFEMAMSWWWSRKRLAKLAHVEGLEHLKRAQRDGKGVILMALHFTTLEIGAALLGQQHTIDGMYREHKNPLFDFVQRRGRERHNLDSLAVERDDVRGMLKLLRAGRAIWYAPDQDYGAKQSIFVPLFGIQAATVTATSKFARLGKALVVPFTQERLADGSGYRLVIHAPLDNFPGETDEADCIRINQWVEGALRECPEQYLWAHRRFKSRPPGEPKLYAKRG, encoded by the coding sequence ATGGATCGCCCGCGTTTTCGTACAGCATTTCTTTCTCCGCGTTTCTGGCCGCTGTGGTGCGGGCTGGGGCTGTTGTGGCTGATTGTCCAGTTGCCGTATCCGGCATTGCTGTTTATCGGTCGTGTCCTGGGCTCGCTGATGTATCGAGTGGCCGGCGACCGACGGCGCATTGCCAAGCGCAATCTCGAACTGTGTTTTCCTGAAAAAACCGCTGCCGAGCGCAAGCGCCTGCTCAAGGAAAACTTCGCCTCCACCGGCATCGCTTTCTTCGAAATGGCCATGAGTTGGTGGTGGTCGCGCAAGCGCCTGGCCAAATTGGCGCATGTCGAAGGCCTGGAGCATCTGAAAAGGGCCCAGCGCGACGGCAAGGGCGTGATTCTGATGGCCCTGCATTTCACCACCCTGGAAATCGGCGCGGCGCTGCTCGGGCAGCAGCACACGATTGACGGCATGTACCGCGAACACAAAAACCCGTTGTTCGACTTTGTCCAGCGTCGCGGCCGTGAGCGGCACAACCTCGATTCGCTGGCGGTGGAACGCGACGACGTGCGCGGCATGCTCAAGTTGCTGCGTGCCGGTCGGGCAATCTGGTACGCACCGGATCAGGACTACGGCGCCAAGCAAAGTATCTTCGTGCCGTTGTTCGGGATTCAGGCTGCGACAGTCACCGCTACCAGCAAATTCGCCCGTTTGGGCAAGGCGCTGGTGGTGCCGTTCACCCAGGAACGACTGGCGGACGGCAGCGGTTATCGGCTGGTGATTCATGCGCCACTGGATAACTTCCCCGGCGAGACCGACGAGGCGGATTGCATTCGCATCAACCAGTGGGTCGAAGGCGCCTTGCGCGAATGTCCGGAGCAATACCTCTGGGCCCATCGCCGCTTCAAGAGCCGTCCACCGGGCGAGCCCAAGTTGTACGCAAAACGCGGTTGA
- the minE gene encoding cell division topological specificity factor MinE encodes MNLFDFFRASKKVSTASVAKERLQIIVAHERGQRSTPDYLPALQKELVEVIRKYVNIGSDDVHVALENQGSCSILELNITLPDR; translated from the coding sequence ATGAATCTTTTTGACTTCTTTCGTGCCAGTAAAAAGGTTAGTACCGCGTCGGTAGCGAAAGAGCGTCTACAGATCATCGTGGCGCATGAACGCGGCCAGCGCAGTACCCCGGACTACCTGCCAGCCTTGCAGAAGGAACTGGTGGAAGTGATCCGCAAGTACGTCAATATCGGGTCCGATGACGTGCACGTCGCCCTGGAAAACCAGGGTAGCTGCTCGATTCTGGAACTCAATATCACCCTGCCAGATCGCTAG
- a CDS encoding urate hydroxylase PuuD, which produces MEAHLLEWLNLSVRWVHMITGVAWIGASFYFVWLENNLNRVNPKSGLAGDLWAIHGGGIYHLEKYKLAPPTMPDNLHWFKWEAYFTWMSGIALLCVVFYSNPTLYLLAPGSTLSGPEGVAIGIGSLFIGWFIYSFLCDSALGKRPALLGFILFVLIIGAAYGFSKVFSGRGAYLHVGAIIGTIMVGNVFRIIMPAQRALVAAIAENRTPDPALPAKGLLRSRHNNYFTLPVLFIMISNHFPSTYGSQYNWLILAGIAVLAVLVRHYFNTRHDSHKFAWTLPVAAVGMISLAYVTGPAQMPSAPEVAKAPGTIEYQPLPETALGGGAKPAEAKPAAPAAAPAQASNQGPAFDKVHSVIQERCAVCHSAKPTSPLFSAAPAGVMFDTPQQIQQLAPRIQAQAVASQIMPLGNITQMTQQERDLIGAWINQGAQTN; this is translated from the coding sequence GTGGAAGCACATCTGTTGGAATGGCTGAACCTGAGCGTGCGCTGGGTTCACATGATTACTGGCGTGGCCTGGATCGGTGCGTCGTTCTATTTCGTCTGGCTGGAAAACAACCTCAATCGGGTCAACCCGAAAAGTGGTCTGGCAGGCGATCTGTGGGCGATCCATGGCGGCGGTATCTATCACCTGGAAAAATACAAACTGGCTCCACCGACCATGCCGGACAACCTGCACTGGTTCAAATGGGAAGCCTACTTCACCTGGATGTCAGGGATCGCGCTGCTGTGCGTGGTGTTCTACTCCAACCCGACGTTGTACCTGCTGGCACCGGGCAGCACCCTGAGCGGTCCTGAAGGCGTGGCCATCGGTATCGGCTCGCTGTTCATCGGCTGGTTCATCTACTCCTTCCTGTGCGACTCGGCCCTGGGCAAACGCCCTGCCCTGCTGGGTTTCATCCTGTTCGTGCTGATCATTGGCGCCGCTTACGGCTTCAGCAAAGTGTTCAGCGGTCGGGGTGCGTACCTGCACGTCGGCGCGATCATCGGCACCATCATGGTCGGCAACGTGTTCCGCATCATCATGCCGGCGCAACGCGCACTGGTCGCGGCAATTGCCGAGAACCGCACACCGGATCCGGCGCTGCCGGCCAAAGGTTTGCTGCGTTCACGGCACAACAACTACTTCACCTTGCCGGTGCTGTTCATCATGATCAGCAACCACTTCCCGAGCACCTACGGCAGCCAATACAACTGGCTGATCCTGGCCGGGATCGCGGTGCTGGCGGTGTTGGTGCGTCACTACTTCAACACCCGTCACGACAGCCACAAGTTTGCCTGGACCCTGCCGGTCGCCGCTGTCGGCATGATCAGCCTGGCCTACGTGACCGGCCCGGCACAGATGCCGAGCGCACCGGAAGTGGCCAAGGCCCCTGGCACCATCGAGTACCAGCCGTTGCCGGAAACCGCCCTGGGCGGTGGCGCCAAACCTGCTGAAGCCAAGCCTGCCGCGCCTGCCGCTGCACCGGCCCAAGCTTCGAACCAGGGCCCGGCGTTCGACAAGGTGCACAGCGTGATTCAGGAACGCTGCGCCGTGTGCCACTCGGCCAAACCGACCAGCCCGCTGTTCAGTGCAGCCCCGGCCGGCGTGATGTTCGACACCCCGCAACAAATCCAGCAATTGGCCCCGCGGATCCAGGCGCAAGCCGTCGCCAGCCAGATCATGCCACTGGGCAACATCACACAGATGACCCAGCAAGAGCGTGACCTGATTGGTGCCTGGATCAACCAGGGAGCCCAGACCAATTAA
- the minC gene encoding septum site-determining protein MinC, which produces MSQTEPLDQDPVFQLKGSMLAITVLELARNDLETLDRQLAAKVAQAPNFFSNAPLVLALDKLPASEGAVDLPGLMRVCRQHGLRTLAIRASRIEDIAAAIAVDLPVLPPSGARERPLDPNEGVVVKKPEKPPEPTVKPTKIITSPVRGGQQIYAQGGDLVVISSVSPGAELLADGNIHVYGPMRGRALAGVKGDWKARIFCQQMSAELLSIAGHYKVSEDLRRDPLWGSGVQVSLSGDVLNIIRL; this is translated from the coding sequence ATGAGCCAAACCGAACCGCTAGACCAAGATCCCGTGTTCCAGTTGAAGGGCAGCATGCTCGCCATTACGGTGCTGGAGCTGGCCCGCAACGACCTCGAGACCCTCGATCGGCAATTGGCCGCCAAGGTCGCCCAGGCGCCGAATTTCTTCAGCAATGCGCCGCTGGTGCTGGCCCTGGACAAACTTCCGGCCAGTGAAGGCGCCGTTGATCTGCCGGGCCTGATGCGTGTTTGCCGTCAGCACGGCCTGCGCACCCTGGCGATCCGTGCCAGCCGCATCGAAGACATCGCCGCCGCCATCGCCGTCGACCTGCCGGTGCTGCCGCCGTCCGGCGCCCGTGAGCGTCCGCTGGACCCGAACGAAGGCGTGGTGGTGAAAAAACCGGAAAAACCACCGGAGCCAACCGTCAAACCGACGAAGATCATCACGTCGCCAGTACGTGGTGGCCAGCAGATCTATGCCCAGGGTGGCGATTTGGTAGTGATTTCCTCGGTCAGTCCGGGGGCGGAACTTCTCGCCGATGGGAACATCCATGTATACGGCCCGATGCGCGGTCGTGCACTGGCCGGGGTCAAAGGCGACTGGAAAGCCAGGATTTTCTGTCAGCAAATGAGCGCTGAACTGCTGTCCATCGCCGGCCATTACAAGGTTTCCGAGGACCTGCGACGCGATCCGTTGTGGGGCTCGGGCGTACAAGTCAGCCTGTCGGGCGACGTGTTGAACATCATTCGGCTTTAA
- a CDS encoding patatin-like phospholipase family protein — MSPAEPVTGLILSGGGARAAYQVGVLAAIAELLPVGADNPFPVIVGTSAGAINAVSLASGALDFRSAIERLTAFWQGFRSHLVLRSDWPGVIHQASRFVSHSLLGIGAQVPVALLNSSPLRDLLNDKLQMHGIAEAIAQKQLQAVAVTAFGYESGQAVTFYQGGGTIDAWLRHRRIGVPTQLTVDHLLASSAIPLLFAPVKIGEEFFGDGAVRQSAPISPALHLGASRVLVVGVSGNPRGVDPEQPLQRAYTGQQPTLAQIGGHMLNSTFIDSLESDIELLQRLNQFSHLMPDGTPTRALGVAPVEVLVISPSQPIDEIAARHRQELPAALRLFLRGPGATKTSGAGVLSYLLFEAGYCSELIDLGRRDALAKRDELCRFLGLAEPVVPA; from the coding sequence ATGAGCCCAGCTGAACCGGTTACAGGGTTGATTCTTTCCGGCGGCGGGGCTCGGGCGGCGTATCAGGTGGGGGTGCTGGCGGCGATCGCCGAATTGCTGCCGGTGGGCGCGGACAATCCGTTTCCGGTGATTGTGGGCACCTCGGCCGGGGCGATCAACGCCGTCAGCCTCGCCAGTGGCGCGCTGGACTTCCGCAGCGCCATCGAGCGCCTGACCGCGTTCTGGCAGGGCTTTCGCAGTCATCTGGTGCTGCGCAGCGACTGGCCGGGGGTGATCCATCAGGCCAGCCGCTTCGTCAGCCACAGTTTGCTCGGCATCGGCGCGCAAGTGCCGGTGGCGTTGCTCAACAGTTCGCCGCTGCGTGACCTGCTCAATGACAAGCTGCAAATGCACGGCATCGCCGAGGCCATCGCGCAGAAGCAGTTGCAAGCGGTTGCGGTGACTGCGTTCGGCTACGAGTCCGGCCAGGCCGTCACTTTTTATCAGGGCGGCGGCACCATCGACGCCTGGTTGCGCCATCGCCGGATCGGCGTGCCGACCCAATTGACCGTTGACCACTTGCTCGCCAGTTCGGCGATTCCGCTGTTGTTCGCTCCGGTGAAAATCGGCGAAGAATTTTTCGGCGATGGCGCGGTGCGTCAGTCGGCACCGATCAGCCCGGCGCTGCACTTGGGCGCGAGCAGGGTGCTGGTGGTGGGCGTCAGCGGCAACCCGCGCGGGGTTGATCCGGAACAACCGCTGCAACGGGCCTACACCGGCCAGCAGCCGACCTTGGCGCAGATCGGCGGGCACATGCTCAACAGCACGTTCATTGACAGCCTGGAAAGCGATATCGAGCTGCTGCAACGACTCAACCAGTTCAGCCACTTGATGCCGGACGGTACGCCGACCCGTGCGTTGGGCGTGGCGCCGGTAGAAGTGTTGGTGATTTCACCGAGCCAGCCAATCGACGAAATTGCCGCGCGACATCGCCAGGAATTACCGGCGGCGCTGCGCCTGTTCCTGCGCGGACCGGGGGCGACCAAGACGAGTGGGGCGGGGGTGTTGAGTTATCTGCTGTTCGAGGCGGGGTATTGCAGCGAGTTGATTGATCTCGGGCGACGAGATGCGTTGGCCAAGCGGGATGAGTTGTGTCGGTTTCTTGGGTTGGCGGAGCCTGTGGTTCCTGCGTGA
- a CDS encoding nucleobase:cation symporter-2 family protein, producing MSELSEARIPDAPAIQRLPLLQLILVGLQHVLLMYGGAIAVPLIIGQAAGLNREEIAFLINADLLVAGIATIVQSLGIGPMGIRMPVMMGASFAAVGSMVAMAGMPGIGLQGIFGATIAAGFFGMLIAPFMSKVVRFFPPLVTGTVITSIGLSLFPVAVNWAGGGAGATQFGSPIYLAIAALVLATILLVHRFMRGFWVNISVLIGMCLGYVVCGLIGMVDLSGMAQAPWLQIVTPLHFGMPKFELAPILSMCLVVVIIFVESTGMFLALGKITDREVCPRMLRRGLLCDAAASFFAGFFNTFTHSSFAQNIGLVQMTGVRCRSVTIVAGGLLVVLSLLPKAAFLVASIPPAVLGGAAIAMFGMVAATGIKILQEADIGDRRNQLLVAVSIGMGLIPVVRPEFFAHLPMWMSPITHSGIAMATLSALALNLLFNILGGRDRAAINDCHAHTH from the coding sequence ATGTCCGAGCTATCCGAAGCGCGCATCCCCGACGCACCCGCCATTCAGCGTTTGCCCCTTTTGCAACTGATCCTGGTCGGTCTGCAACATGTTCTGCTGATGTACGGTGGCGCCATCGCGGTGCCGCTGATCATCGGACAGGCCGCTGGCCTGAATCGTGAAGAAATCGCCTTCCTGATCAACGCCGACCTGCTCGTCGCCGGCATCGCCACCATCGTGCAATCCTTAGGGATAGGCCCGATGGGCATTCGCATGCCGGTGATGATGGGCGCGAGTTTCGCCGCGGTCGGCAGCATGGTGGCCATGGCTGGCATGCCCGGTATCGGCCTGCAGGGGATCTTCGGCGCGACCATCGCCGCCGGATTCTTCGGCATGCTGATCGCGCCGTTCATGTCCAAAGTCGTGCGCTTCTTTCCGCCATTGGTGACTGGCACGGTCATCACCTCGATCGGTTTATCGCTGTTCCCCGTCGCCGTGAACTGGGCTGGCGGCGGTGCGGGCGCGACGCAATTCGGCTCCCCGATCTACCTGGCCATCGCCGCGCTGGTGCTGGCGACCATTCTGTTGGTCCATCGCTTTATGCGCGGTTTCTGGGTCAATATTTCCGTGCTGATCGGCATGTGCCTGGGCTACGTCGTCTGCGGGCTGATCGGCATGGTCGACCTCAGCGGCATGGCGCAAGCGCCGTGGCTGCAGATCGTCACCCCGCTGCATTTCGGCATGCCGAAGTTTGAACTCGCGCCGATTCTTTCCATGTGCCTGGTGGTGGTGATCATCTTCGTCGAGTCCACTGGGATGTTCCTCGCCCTCGGCAAAATCACCGACCGCGAAGTCTGCCCACGCATGCTGCGTCGTGGCCTGCTGTGTGATGCCGCCGCCTCGTTCTTCGCCGGTTTTTTCAACACCTTCACCCACTCCTCCTTCGCGCAGAACATCGGCCTGGTGCAGATGACCGGCGTGCGCTGCCGCTCGGTGACCATCGTCGCCGGTGGCTTGCTGGTGGTGCTGAGCCTGCTGCCGAAAGCGGCGTTTTTGGTGGCGTCGATTCCGCCGGCGGTACTCGGTGGTGCGGCGATTGCGATGTTCGGCATGGTCGCCGCCACCGGCATCAAAATCCTGCAAGAAGCCGACATTGGTGACCGTCGCAATCAGTTGCTGGTGGCGGTGAGCATCGGCATGGGCCTGATCCCGGTGGTGCGTCCGGAGTTCTTCGCGCACCTGCCGATGTGGATGAGCCCGATCACCCACAGCGGCATCGCCATGGCGACGCTGAGTGCACTGGCGTTGAACCTGCTGTTCAACATTCTCGGTGGACGTGACCGCGCAGCCATCAACGACTGCCACGCCCACACGCACTAA
- a CDS encoding RluA family pseudouridine synthase: MPLSNVHILHQDDAVLVVNKPTLLLSVPGRADDNKDCLITRLQENGYPEARIVHRLDWETSGIILLARDPDTHRELSRQFHDRETEKAYTALCWGQPELDSGSIDLPLRYDPPTKPRHVVDHEFGKNALTFWRVLERCGDWCRVELTPITGRSHQLRVHMLSIGHPLLGDGLYAHEQALAAWPRLCLHASMLSFTHPQTGERLRFECPAPF, from the coding sequence ATGCCGTTGTCCAATGTCCACATCCTCCATCAAGACGATGCCGTCCTGGTGGTGAACAAACCGACCCTGTTGCTCTCCGTCCCTGGCCGGGCCGATGACAACAAGGACTGCCTGATTACCCGTCTGCAGGAAAACGGCTACCCGGAAGCGCGAATCGTCCATCGGCTGGACTGGGAAACCTCCGGCATCATCCTGTTGGCCCGTGACCCGGATACCCATCGCGAACTGTCTCGGCAATTTCACGACCGCGAAACCGAAAAGGCCTACACCGCCCTGTGCTGGGGTCAGCCGGAACTGGACAGCGGCAGCATCGACTTGCCCCTGCGCTACGATCCGCCGACCAAGCCACGCCATGTGGTGGACCACGAATTCGGCAAGAACGCCCTGACCTTCTGGCGCGTACTGGAACGTTGCGGCGACTGGTGCCGCGTGGAACTGACGCCGATCACCGGCCGCTCCCACCAGTTACGCGTGCACATGCTGTCCATCGGTCACCCGCTGCTGGGCGACGGGCTGTACGCCCACGAACAAGCCCTGGCGGCCTGGCCACGCCTGTGCCTGCACGCCAGCATGTTAAGTTTCACCCATCCTCAAACCGGCGAACGCTTGCGCTTCGAATGTCCGGCCCCGTTTTAA
- a CDS encoding outer membrane protein OmpK, with protein MKRTCTSLMLAGSLLAGGQAMAGDLLQWQNNSLTYLYGKDFKVNPHIQQTVTFEHADGWKYGDNFFFVDKIFYNGDKDFNVGPNTYYGEFSPRISLGKVLDQKIEFGPIKDVLLAMTYEFGEGDTESYLIGPGFDLAIPGFDYFQLNFYQRHTEGSRAGDNVWQITPVWSYTIPVGDSNILIDGFMDWVVDNDSNSHGDYHANLHFNPQVKYDLGKALNFGEKQLYVGVEYDYWKDKYGIDDTRAFTTNQNTTSFLVKFHF; from the coding sequence ATGAAACGTACGTGCACCAGCCTGATGCTCGCGGGATCTTTGCTGGCCGGGGGCCAGGCAATGGCCGGCGACCTGCTGCAATGGCAAAACAACAGCCTGACCTACCTGTATGGCAAGGACTTCAAGGTCAACCCGCACATTCAGCAGACAGTCACCTTCGAGCACGCCGATGGCTGGAAGTACGGGGATAACTTCTTCTTCGTCGACAAGATCTTCTACAACGGCGACAAGGATTTCAACGTCGGCCCGAACACCTATTACGGTGAGTTCAGCCCACGTATTTCCCTGGGCAAAGTCCTCGACCAGAAGATCGAGTTCGGCCCGATCAAAGACGTCCTGCTGGCGATGACCTACGAGTTCGGTGAAGGCGATACCGAGTCTTACCTGATCGGCCCAGGCTTCGACCTGGCGATTCCAGGCTTCGACTACTTCCAGCTGAACTTCTACCAGCGTCACACCGAAGGCTCGCGCGCGGGTGACAACGTCTGGCAGATCACTCCAGTGTGGTCCTACACCATTCCAGTGGGCGACTCGAACATCCTGATCGACGGTTTCATGGACTGGGTGGTCGACAACGATTCGAACTCCCACGGCGACTACCACGCCAACCTGCACTTCAACCCACAGGTCAAATACGACTTGGGCAAGGCGCTGAATTTCGGCGAGAAGCAGTTGTACGTCGGTGTGGAATACGACTACTGGAAAGACAAGTACGGGATCGACGACACCCGTGCGTTCACCACCAATCAGAACACCACGAGCTTCCTGGTGAAGTTCCACTTCTGA
- a CDS encoding M18 family aminopeptidase, with amino-acid sequence MREELNQGLIDFLKASPTPFHATASLVQRLEAAGFSRLDEREPWTIENSGRYYVTRNDSSIVAFKMGRHSPLHGGIRLVGAHTDSPCLRVKPQPELQRQGFWQLGVEVYGGALLAPWFDRDLSLAGRVTFRRDGKVESQLIDFKAPIATIPNLAIHLNREANMGWAINAQTELPPILAQFAGDERVDFRAVLTDQLAREHGLNADVVLDYELSFYDTQSAAVIGLHGDFIAGARLDNLLSCYAGLQALLTTETDETCVFVANDHEEVGSCSACGADGPMLEQTLRRVLPEGDEFVRTIQKSLLVSADNAHGVHPNYAEKHDANHGPKLNAGPVIKVNSNQRYATNSETAGFFRHLCMAEEVPVQSFVVRSDMGCGSTIGPITASHLGVRTVDIGLPTFAMHSIRELCGSHDLAHLVKVLSAFYACLELP; translated from the coding sequence ATGCGCGAAGAGTTGAACCAAGGCCTGATCGACTTCCTCAAGGCCTCCCCTACCCCGTTTCATGCCACTGCCAGCCTTGTTCAGCGCCTGGAAGCGGCGGGTTTTTCGCGTCTCGACGAGCGCGAGCCGTGGACCATTGAAAACAGCGGTCGTTACTACGTCACCCGTAACGACTCATCGATTGTCGCGTTCAAGATGGGCCGTCATTCGCCCCTGCACGGCGGCATCCGCCTGGTCGGTGCCCACACTGACAGCCCGTGCCTGAGGGTCAAGCCGCAACCGGAACTGCAACGCCAGGGTTTCTGGCAACTGGGCGTTGAAGTCTATGGCGGTGCGTTGCTGGCGCCGTGGTTCGACCGCGACTTGTCCCTCGCTGGCCGCGTGACCTTCCGCCGCGACGGCAAGGTCGAGAGCCAATTGATCGACTTCAAGGCCCCGATCGCCACCATCCCCAATCTGGCGATTCACCTCAACCGCGAAGCCAACATGGGTTGGGCGATCAATGCCCAGACCGAATTGCCGCCGATCCTCGCGCAATTTGCCGGTGACGAGCGCGTGGATTTCCGCGCCGTGCTCACCGACCAGCTCGCCCGCGAACACGGCCTCAACGCCGACGTGGTGCTCGACTACGAGTTGAGCTTCTACGACACCCAAAGCGCGGCGGTCATCGGCTTGCATGGCGACTTTATCGCCGGCGCACGCCTGGACAACCTGCTGTCGTGCTACGCCGGTCTGCAAGCGTTGCTGACCACCGAAACCGACGAAACCTGCGTGTTCGTGGCCAACGATCACGAAGAAGTCGGTTCCTGCTCAGCGTGCGGTGCTGACGGCCCGATGCTTGAGCAGACGTTGCGTCGTGTGCTGCCTGAAGGTGATGAATTCGTACGCACCATTCAGAAATCCCTGCTGGTCTCGGCGGACAACGCCCACGGCGTGCACCCGAACTACGCGGAAAAGCACGACGCCAACCACGGCCCGAAACTCAACGCCGGCCCGGTGATCAAGGTCAACAGCAACCAGCGCTACGCCACCAACAGCGAAACCGCCGGGTTCTTCCGCCATCTGTGCATGGCCGAAGAAGTCCCGGTGCAGAGCTTTGTGGTGCGCAGCGACATGGGCTGTGGCTCGACCATCGGCCCGATCACCGCCAGTCACCTGGGCGTGCGCACCGTGGACATCGGCCTGCCGACCTTCGCCATGCACTCGATCCGCGAACTGTGCGGCAGCCACGACCTGGCACACCTGGTCAAAGTGCTGAGCGCGTTCTACGCCTGCCTCGAGTTGCCGTAA
- the minD gene encoding septum site-determining protein MinD: MAKILVVTSGKGGVGKTTTSAAIGTGLALRGHKTVIVDFDVGLRNLDLIMGCERRVVYDFVNVVNGEANLQQALIKDKRLENLYVLAASQTRDKDALTVEGVEKVLMALKEDFDFVVCDSPAGIEKGAHLAMYFADEAIIVTNPEVSSVRDSDRMLGLLASKSRRAERGEDPIKEHLLLTRYNPQRVSDGEMLGVEDVKEILAVTLLGVIPESQAVLKASNSGVPVILDDQSDAGQAYGDAVDRLLGKEKEHRFLDVTKKGFFERLFGGK, encoded by the coding sequence TTGGCCAAGATTCTCGTGGTTACATCCGGCAAGGGTGGTGTGGGTAAGACCACCACCAGCGCCGCTATCGGTACCGGCCTCGCACTGCGCGGTCACAAAACAGTTATCGTCGACTTCGACGTCGGTTTGCGTAACCTCGACCTGATCATGGGTTGCGAGCGCCGCGTGGTGTATGACTTCGTCAACGTGGTCAACGGCGAAGCCAACCTGCAACAAGCCCTGATCAAAGACAAGCGCCTGGAAAACCTCTACGTTCTGGCCGCCAGTCAGACTCGCGACAAAGACGCGCTGACCGTCGAAGGCGTGGAAAAAGTCCTGATGGCGTTGAAAGAAGATTTCGACTTCGTGGTCTGCGACTCCCCGGCCGGCATCGAGAAAGGTGCTCACCTGGCCATGTACTTCGCTGATGAAGCGATTATCGTGACCAACCCGGAAGTCTCCTCGGTACGTGACTCGGACCGCATGCTGGGCCTGCTGGCCAGCAAGTCGCGTCGCGCCGAACGCGGTGAAGACCCGATCAAGGAACACCTGCTGTTGACCCGCTACAACCCGCAACGCGTCAGCGACGGCGAAATGCTCGGCGTTGAAGACGTGAAAGAGATTCTGGCCGTGACCCTGCTGGGCGTCATTCCAGAGTCCCAGGCGGTGCTGAAAGCCTCCAACTCAGGCGTGCCTGTGATTCTCGACGACCAGAGCGATGCCGGTCAGGCATACGGCGATGCGGTCGACCGCCTCCTTGGCAAAGAAAAGGAACATCGTTTCCTCGATGTGACGAAGAAGGGCTTCTTCGAGCGCCTGTTTGGAGGTAAATAA